Proteins encoded by one window of Blautia argi:
- a CDS encoding MFS transporter → MERKNKQTFARLAERFSYGCGDFGCNIIYTAMSAFLLFYYTDYAGVNAAAVGTIMLISRVFDGISDIIMGVIVDRTKSKFGKARPWLLRMCIPFAISGILLFSVPTDWAETPKLVYVFITYNLVSTVIYTAINVPYSALNALMTQDAYERSVLSIFRNLLATAGTLLINTFTLPLVEKFGDNASAWTKTFCVFGVVAVAAFLINFFGTKERVKPVAQENGQVKDVPFKEGVKALFQNKYWIMMTGMLALFFLMYSVNGGATVFYAKDILGSRDLVATINGIFNVVQIAGMFFIAMLVKKLGKRNVFAVGLVLDIVGMLILNFSGGSMTLIVVSSIIRGIGNSCGGATMWAMVSDTIDYGEWKTGYRTEGLVNSACSFGYKIGNGIGSALLGVILEAGGYVGEALVQTPEALFSIKICFVWIPIVVYVIGLVIMKFWNLDKEFDGILAELQARKAGNRK, encoded by the coding sequence ATGGAAAGAAAAAATAAACAGACGTTTGCAAGACTTGCAGAACGATTTTCATATGGCTGCGGTGACTTTGGCTGTAATATTATTTATACGGCAATGTCAGCATTCCTGTTATTTTATTATACAGATTATGCTGGAGTAAACGCTGCTGCAGTGGGAACGATTATGCTGATTTCCAGAGTGTTTGACGGAATCAGTGATATCATTATGGGGGTGATTGTAGACAGAACAAAATCAAAATTCGGTAAAGCAAGACCCTGGCTCCTTCGCATGTGTATTCCCTTTGCTATTTCCGGAATTTTGCTCTTCTCCGTCCCCACAGACTGGGCAGAAACACCAAAGCTAGTGTATGTATTTATTACCTATAATTTAGTATCGACAGTTATTTATACAGCTATTAATGTACCGTATTCGGCATTGAATGCCTTGATGACACAGGACGCGTATGAACGCTCTGTGCTGAGTATTTTCCGAAACCTTCTGGCAACGGCAGGAACCCTGCTTATCAATACATTCACTCTTCCATTAGTCGAAAAATTTGGAGATAACGCATCTGCATGGACAAAGACCTTTTGTGTATTCGGTGTGGTAGCAGTTGCAGCATTTTTAATTAATTTCTTTGGGACAAAGGAACGTGTAAAACCGGTTGCTCAGGAAAATGGGCAGGTAAAAGATGTTCCGTTTAAGGAAGGAGTTAAAGCTCTGTTTCAAAACAAATATTGGATTATGATGACAGGAATGTTGGCCTTGTTCTTTTTGATGTATTCGGTAAATGGAGGCGCTACTGTCTTTTATGCAAAAGATATCCTGGGAAGCAGAGATCTTGTGGCAACCATTAATGGTATTTTTAATGTAGTACAGATTGCGGGAATGTTTTTTATTGCCATGCTGGTAAAAAAACTTGGTAAGAGAAATGTGTTTGCGGTAGGGCTGGTTCTCGATATTGTGGGAATGCTTATTTTAAATTTTTCCGGAGGTTCTATGACGCTGATTGTTGTATCCAGTATTATCAGAGGGATTGGCAATTCCTGCGGAGGAGCAACCATGTGGGCAATGGTATCCGATACCATTGATTATGGTGAGTGGAAAACAGGATATCGTACAGAGGGCCTTGTAAACAGCGCATGCAGCTTTGGCTATAAAATCGGAAATGGCATTGGTTCTGCTTTATTAGGTGTCATTCTGGAAGCAGGAGGTTATGTGGGAGAAGCATTGGTGCAGACACCGGAAGCTCTGTTCTCTATTAAAATTTGCTTTGTGTGGATTCCGATTGTCGTTTATGTAATTGGTTTGGTTATTATGAAATTCTGGAATCTGGATAAAGAATTTGATGGAATTCTTGCAGAGCTTCAGGCGCGTAAAGCAGGAAACAGAAAATAA